The following proteins are encoded in a genomic region of Sesamum indicum cultivar Zhongzhi No. 13 linkage group LG8, S_indicum_v1.0, whole genome shotgun sequence:
- the LOC105169478 gene encoding pentatricopeptide repeat-containing protein At5g02860: MAEKLALPLLLPNPPPPKPFFQDTHSSVPVPSPPPPLTPLFQEFFHHQQPQPTTSSTSPNYPSSVPRPRRRIGKHGDPNKGKPWFHNRLSSQGELTLHSLIHPQFNIQQLDDELSSLFNSRHRENEFLNDCTDAVFSDVLGIIKALGYYKKCDLALNVFEWIKKRENSENLINGSLVAVIISMLGKEGRVSTAASLFHNLHKDGFGVDVYAYTSLITVFSSNGRYREAVMVFKKMEEEGCKPTLITYNVILNVYGKMGMPWHKIMAVFDGMKSSGVAPDAYTYNTMISCCRRGSLYEEAKGIFEEMKLAGFVPDKVTYNALLDVYGKSRRPKEAMEVLREMEINGFSPSTVTYNSLISAYARDGLLEEALELKAQMLEKGMKPDVFTYTTLLSGFEKAGKDEPAMRVFEEMQRSGCNPNICTFNALIKMFGNRGKFAEMMKIFDDIKACGCKPDVVTWNTLLAVFGQNGMDTEVSGVFKEMKRSGFVAERDTFNTLISAYSRCGSFDQAMAIYKRMLEAGVTPDLSTYNAVLAALARGGLWEQSEKVFAEMKNGRCKPNQLTYSSLLHSYANGKQIKKIHALAEDIYSGVIEPHTVLLKTLVLVYSKSDLLMETEQAFVELRRKGSSPDITTLNAMVSIYGRRQMIDKANEILNFMKKSGFTPSLTTYNSLMYMYSRSANFERAEEILRDLLSKGIKPDVISYNTVIYAYCRNGRMKDASRIFLEMTESGLTPDVITYNTFVASYAADAMFVEATDVIRYMISHGVKPNASTYNSIVDWYCKLNRSDEAIMFVSNLRKLNPNISKEEECRLSERLMKK, from the coding sequence ATGGCAGAAAAACTAGCTCTTCCTCTTCTCCTCCCAAacccaccaccaccaaaaCCTTTCTTCCAAGACACCCACTCCTCCGTCCCTGTTCCCTCTCCCCCGCCGCCCTTAACCCCTCTATTCCAAGAATTCTTCCACCACCAACAGCCCCAGCCCACCACCTCCTCCACTTCCCCGAACTACCCCTCCTCGGTACCAAGACCACGACGTCGCATTGGAAAACACGGAGATCCCAATAAGGGTAAGCCTTGGTTTCACAACCGCCTCTCTTCTCAAGGTGAGCTCACTCTTCACTCCCTCATTCATCCTCAATTCAACATACAACAGCTGGACGATGAGTTATCTTCTTTGTTCAATTCTCGTCATCGAGAAAACGAATTCTTAAACGATTGTACAGATGCAGTATTTTCTGATGTCTTGGGTATAATTAAGGCTTTGGGCTACTATAAAAAATGTGACTTGGCTTTAAATGTGTTTGAATGGATTAAGAAACGTGAGAATTCGGAGAATTTGATTAATGGGTCTCTTGTGGCGGTGATTATTAGTATGTTGGGCAAAGAGGGTCGGGTTTCTACTGCTGCTTCTTTGTTTCATAATTTGCATAAAGATGGATTTGGGGTTGATGTGTACGCCTATACTTCTTTGATAACCGTTTTTTCGAGTAATGGGCGGTACAGGGAGGCCGTAAtggttttcaagaaaatggaggAGGAGGGTTGCAAGCCTACTTTGATCACGTACAACGTGATTTTGAATGTTTATGGCAAAATGGGCATGCCTTGGCATAAAATTATGGCGGTTTTTGATGGTATGAAGAGCTCGGGTGTTGCTCCTGATGCTTACACATATAATACCATGATAAGCTGTTGTCGACGGGGCTCTTTGTATGAGGAAGCTAAGGGAATTTTTGAGGAGATGAAGTTAGCTGGATTTGTGCCGGATAAGGTGACCTATAATGCGCTACTGGATGTTTATGGAAAGTCCAGGAGGCCTAAAGAGGCCATGGAAGTTTTGAGGGAGATGGAAATTAATGGTTTTTCACCCAGTACTGTGACTTACAATTCCCTGATATCTGCTTATGCTAGGGATGGTTTGTTGGAGGAAGCGTTAGAGCTCAAAGCTCAGATGCTTGAAAAGGGGATGAAGCCAGATGTGTTCACTTATACTACACTGTTGTCAGGTTTTGAGAAGGCTGGAAAGGATGAACCTGCAATGAGGGTATTTGAGGAGATGCAACGTTCAGGTTGTAATCCAAATATATGCACCTTTAATGCTCTAATCAAGATGTTTGGAAATCGTGGAAAGTTTGCAGAAATGATGAAGatttttgatgatattaaggCTTGTGGATGCAAGCCAGACGTTGTTACTTGGAATACCCTTTTGGCTGTGTTTGGGCAGAATGGAATGGACACTGAAGTATCTGGGGTGTTCAAAGAAATGAAGCGATCAGGTTTTGTAGCTGAGAGGGATACTTTTAACACCTTAATAAGTGCTTACAGTAGATGTGGATCTTTTGATCAGGCAATGGCTATTTATAAGCGCATGTTAGAAGCAGGGGTAACTCCTGACCTTTCCACTTATAATGCTGTTTTGGCAGCGCTGGCTCGGGGAGGGCTGTGGGAGCAATCGGAGAAAGTTTTTGCTGAAATGAAGAATGGCCGATGTAAACCCAATCAGTTGACTTATAGTTCCTTGCTTCACTCATATGCTAATGGGAAACAAATTAAGAAGATACACGCTCTAGCTGAAGACATATATTCAGGAGTAATTGAACCCCACACAGTGCTGCTGAAAACCCTTGTTCTGGTCTATAGCAAAAGTGATCTATTAATGGAAACAGAGCAAGCGTTTGTAGAGCTAAGAAGAAAAGGTTCCTCTCCAGATATAACTACTCTGAATGCAATGGTCTCAATATATGGTCGCCGGCAAATGATTGACAAGGCAAATGAGATCCTaaactttatgaaaaaaagtgGATTCACGCCTAGTCTGACAACATACAATAGTTTGATGTACATGTACAGCCGTTCTGCAAATTTTGAGAGAGCTGAAGAAATACTGAGGGATCTGCTATCCAAAGGAATCAAGCCTGATGTCATTTCATACAATACTGTAATCTATGCATATTGCAGGAATGGTCGGATGAAAGATGCATCAAGAATTTTCTTAGAAATGACAGAATCTGGACTTACTCCAGATGTAATCACATATAATACCTTTGTTGCAAGTTATGCGGCTGATGCAATGTTTGTGGAGGCTACTGATGTGATTCGATATATGATCAGCCATGGTGTCAAGCCAAATGCAAGCACATATAATTCCATTGTGGATTGGTACTGTAAGCTTAATAGGAGTGATGAGGCAATAATGTTTGTTAGTAATCTTCGCAAACTCAATCCTAATATTTCTAAGGAGGAAGAATGCAGATTATCAGAACGGCTGATGAAGAAATGA
- the LOC105169479 gene encoding upstream activation factor subunit spp27 — MPMSLPVFSSFLPAETRSFCHSASSAPVSIVSANLRVLPSVTVSASSKPVMETKKREPRGIMKPRRVSPEMQAFLGGVPEIPRTQALKEIWAHIKQHNLQDPEDKKVIICDEKLKKIFGGRDRVGFLEIAGLINPHFLK; from the exons ATGCCCATGTCTTTGCCTGTCTTTTCGAGTTTTCTGCCGGCCGAGACTCGGTCCTTCTGCCACTCCGCGTCTTCCGCCCCTGTCAGCATTGTTTCCGCTAACCTGCGTGTTTTGCCATCGGTGACGGTTTCTGCCTCCTCCAAGCCCGTTATGGAGACGAAGAAGCGCGAGCCCAGGGGGATAATGAAGCCGCGCCGAGTCTCTCCCGAAATGCAGGCGTTTCTCGGCGGTGTGCCTGAGATTCCCCGCACTCAAGCACTCAAGGAGATTTGGGCTCACATTAAGCAGCACAATCTTCAG GATCCTGAAGACAAGAAGGTCATTATCTGTGATGAGAAGCTGAAGAAGATTTTCGGAGGAAGGGATCGTGTTGGGTTCCTTGAGATTGCTGGCTTGATTAATCCACACTTTCTTAAGTGA
- the LOC105169480 gene encoding classical arabinogalactan protein 9 yields MARKLLVFTALICIAVAGVSGQSPSTSPTATPAPPTPTTPVSTPPTTTASPPPTSPTPPAATPPPTSSPPPVSSPPPAVTTPPPATPPPVASPPPVATPPPVSSPPPASPPPAVPPPVQTPPPPVPSPPPPAPTPPPPAAPTPAPLASPPASVPAPAPSKPTSPAPSPSLLSPPAPPTAAPGPSLQALSPAPSATDQSGANAVWSLQKIIGSFVSGWAVVYLLL; encoded by the exons atggcTCGGAAACTGCTTGTGTTTACGGCTTTGATCTGCATTGCCGTCGCCGGCGTCTCCGGACAGTCTCCATCTACTTCTCCGACTGCAACTCCTGCTCCGCCTACTCCTACCACCCCTGTCTCCACTCCCCCTACCACCACAGCTTCGCCTCCTCCAACTTCTCCCACACCACCAGCAGCTACACCACCTCCGACTTCGTCTCCGCCTCCTGTTTCTTCCCCTCCGCCAGCTGTAACTACTCCACCCCCAGCTACTCCTCCTCCTGTTGCCTCTCCTCCGCCTGTTGCCACTCCTCCTCCCGTGAGCTCCCCCCCACCTGCATCTCCTCCTCCGGCTGTTCCTCCACCCGTTCAGACTCCGCCTCCTCCAGTTCCGTCTCCTCCGCCTCCCGCTCCTACTCCGCCCCCACCGGCTGCTCCTACCCCTGCTCCACTCGCTTCACCACCAGCTTCTGTTCCAGCTCCAGCTCCATCAAAGCCGACGTCTCCTGCGCCGTCTCCATCGTTGCTGAGCCCTCCGGCACCTCCAACTGCAGCTCCAGGTCCGAGTCTTCAGGCGCTTTCTCCTGCTCCATCAGCCACCGATCAG AGTGGAGCAAATGCAGTGTGGTCGTTGCAGAAGATCATCGGTAGCTTTGTTTCCGGATGGGCTGTGGTCTATTTGCTACTTTAG
- the LOC105169481 gene encoding uncharacterized protein LOC105169481, producing the protein MERKQGFFSALKEEVVRGLSPARSRAKSPGRSASPMSGLLRRKKVSTSNSGLLIARSGSLRPVGETLTPLMEGPDPDGEEIGESKRVGSGLGQWVRGQLTRTPSVVVNENGCGSKRSDLRLLLGVMGAPLAPVHVCTTDPLPHLSIKDTPIETSSAQYILQQYTAASGGQKVQNAVKNAYAMGKLKMVASEFETATKVVKNRNAARAAESGGFVLWQMNPDMWYVELAVGGSKVHAGCNGKLVWRHTPWLGAHTAKGPVRPLRRALQGLDPRTTASMFADSICIGEKNINGEDCFILKLAADPQTLKARSEGPAEIIRHVLFGYFSQKTGLLVHMEDSHLTRIHSNGGDAVYWETTINSFLDDYRPVEGIMIAHSGRSVVTLFRFGEMAMSHTKTRMEEAWTIEEVAFNVPGLSLDCFIPPADLRSGSISETCEFPREERGKSGIALAAHRAKVAALENSHTSSIDNVVWKVEI; encoded by the exons ATGGAGAGGAAACAAGGGTTTTTCTCGGCATTGAAGGAGGAAGTGGTACGTGGCTTGTCTCCAGCAAGGTCACGAGCGAAGAGTCCGGGACGGAGCGCGTCGCCCATGTCGGGTTTGCTCCGGAGGAAGAAGGTCAGTACCAGTAACTCTGGGTTGTTGATTGCAAGATCGGGCAGCCTGAGACCGGTTGGGGAGACGCTGACGCCTTTAATGGAGGGTCCGGATCCCGATGGCGAGGAAATCGGAGAGTCGAAGCGGGTGGGTTCGGGCCTTGGGCAGTGGGTTCGAGGGCAACTGACTCGAACCCCGTCGGTGGTCGTGAATGAGAATGGTTGCGGCAGCAAGAGGTCCGATCTGAGGCTGCTGCTTGGAGTAATGGGTGCGCCACTGGCGCCGGTGCACGTTTGCACCACTGACCCTTTGCCTCATCTCAGTATAAAGGACACGCCCATT GAAACTTCGTCGGCCCAGTACATATTGCAACAGTATACTGCTGCTTCCGGAGGGCAAAAAGTCCAGAACGCCGTTAAGAATGCTTATGCAATGGGAAAGTTGAAGATGGTAGCTTCCGAGTTTGAAACTGCAACAAAAGTGGTGAAGAACAGGAATGCTGCTAGAGCTGCTGAATCCGGTGGATTTGTCTTGTGGCAGATGAATCCTGACATGTGGTATGTGGAGCTTGCTGTTGGAGGAAGCAAAGTTCATGCCGGCTGCAATGGCAAGCTAGTGTGGAGGCACACACCATGGCTCGGGGCACACACTGCCAAGGGACCAGTTAGGCCCCTGCGCCGAGCCCTTCAG GGACTTGATCCGAGAACCACGGCTAGTATGTTTGCTGACTCCATTTGCATTGGAGAGAAAAATATCAATGGAGAAGACTGCTTCATTCTGAAGCTTGCTGCTGACCCTCAGACATTGAAAGCCCGGAGTGAAGGACCAGCAGAAATCATAAGGCATGTACTGTTTGGTTACTTCAGCCAGAAGACCGGGCTTCTTGTTCACATGGAGGATTCACATCTTACCCGCATCCATTCTAATGGTGGGGATGCCGTTTACTGGGAAACTACTATCAACTCCTTCTTGGATGATTATCGGCCTGTTGAAGGAATTATGATTGCTCACTCTGGACGATCTGTCGTGACCCTTTTCCGATTTGGAGAGATGGCAATGAGCCATACAAAGACCAGGATGGAAGAAGCCTGGACAATTGAAGAGGTTGCATTCAATGTTCCAGGTCTGTCACTTGACTGTTTTATTCCACCGGCAGACTTGAGATCAGGTTCCATCAGTGAAACTTGTGAATTTCCACGGGAGGAAAGAGGAAAATCAGGAATTGCCCTTGCAGCGCATCGTGCAAAAGTTGCAGCGCTGGAGAACTCTCATACTAGCAGCATTGACAACGTAGTATGGAAGGTTGAAATCTGA
- the LOC105169483 gene encoding uncharacterized protein LOC105169483, with product MATDIGTLEKRFFDACKRQGIIPNKAIVAALFKAKIKKARHEISTLMVSMDDLKDVDLYPLLDLLKEIDSSEIDAVDIVNRSSCVLSGEHVSAVLRAVNKKLRVVDICDISFGKDFLLDLAQQGLACEVLNLRSSHFRKLSMVGKYVRMHTLNLDFSASLTSFREDCFSCMPNLRFLSLCETRITNLWTTSAALSKLPSLVELRFQNCLYCTEVGYSSASSGNKASEGIGSGCSDLGLYIELPSPSDEIFPHLQLNIDDEDMNDYDIVQDVRSTNEDSSDDSEVDFSSHHQDFGSTELLPDIPLGWHELADLQNEISFGALDMQDEDSFYSESTHLCTVASVAPRKYISRHPSPICYEKHYRDYMIASLPSLKVLDNLPIGKVVSERASDTFRRHFEYLPYNRNDKESVVSILQKRETRANLPCSRASRKNFSSLPRKSQYFYSRSLSAAKMGCSAWPKLHPLPITGTALRDEKRNFRPRQFEYHPSDSSLMVFGTLDGEVVVINHESGQIVSYIPSLGAMNSILGLCWLRKYPSKLIAGSDNGSLRLYDIQHIPTTNRRLYHSFGSVTFDEFDQLTSVHVNSTDELFLASGYSKNVALYDINSGRRLQVFADMHREHINVVKFSNHSPSLFATSSFDQDVKMWDIRQKPNQPCYTASSCRGNVMVCFSPDDHYLLVSAVDNEVKQLLAVDGRLHLDFGIASTGSSQNYTRSYYMSGRDYVISGSCDEHVVRICCANTGRRLRDVSLEGKGAGASMFVQSLRGDPFRDFHMSILAAYIRPSSNSEIVKVNLLASNDHGKSHCYTQQTHSVTGMGG from the exons ATGGCTACAGACATCGGCACCTTGGAGAAGAG GTTCTTTGATGCTTGCAAGAGGCAGGGAATTATACCAAATAAGGCAATCGTGGCAGCACTGTTCAAG GCtaagatcaagaaagcccgacATGAGATATCTACCCTCATGGTTTCAATGGATGATTTGAAAGATGTTGATCTCTACCCACTTCTTGATCTGTTGAAGGAAATTGATTCTTCCGAGATTGATGCAGTCGACATAGTAAATAGATCTTCATGTGTACTCAGTGGAGAGCATGTTTCAGCAGTGCTGCGTGCTGTCAACAAAAAGCTTCGAGTAGTTGATATCTGTGACATCTCATTTGGGAAGGATTTCTTGCT GGATCTTGCTCAACAAGGCTTAGCATGTGAAGTCCTAAATCTAAGGTCATCCCATTTCCGAAAGCTCAGTATGGTTGGCAAATATGTGCGCATGCATACACTTAACCTGGATTTCAGTGCTTCACTCACTAGTTTTCGGGAGGATTGTTTTTCCTGCATGCCAAATTTAAGATTCCTTTCATTATGTGAAACAAGAATCACAAACCTGTGGACAACTAGTGCAGCATTATCCAAGCTTCCTTCGCTGGTTGAACTTAGATTTCAAAATTGCTTATATTGTACTGAAGTGGGCTATTCCTCTGCATCATCTGGAAATAAAGCCAGTGAAGGCATTGGTTCAGGTTGTTCGGACCTTGGCCTTTACATAGAATTACCTTCTCCCAGTGATGAAATTTTTCCACATTTGCAGCTAAATATAGATGATGAGGATATGAATGATTATGATATAGTACAGGATGTTAGAAGCACAAATGAGGATTCTTCAGATGACAGTGAAGTTGACTTCTCGAGTCACCATCAGGATTTTGGTTCAACCGAACTCTTGCCTGATATACCTCTTGGTTGGCATGAGCTGGCTGATTTACAGAATGAG ATATCTTTTGGAGCACTGGACATGCAAGACGAAGACTCATTCTATTCCGAATCGACCCACTTGTGTACTGTGGCTTCTGTTGCCCCAAGAAAATACATTTCGCGTCATCCGTCTCCGATATGTTATGAGAAACATTATAGAGATTACATGATTGCTTCACTACCGAGCCTTAAAGTTCTTGATAACTT GCCAATTGGAAAGGTTGTCAGCGAAAGAGCCAGTGATACCTTCAGGCGTCATTTTGAATACCTTCCATACAACAGGAATGATAAAGAGAGTGTGGTTAGTATATTGCAGAAACGTGAGACCAGAGCAAACCTCCCCTGTAGTCGTGCATCAAGGAAAAACTTTTCTTCTTTACCAAGAAAATCTCAGTACTTCTATTCCAGGTCATTGTCTGCTGCCAAAATGGGATGTTCTGCATGGCCTAAATTACACCCTCTTCCTATTACGGGTACTGCACTGAGAgatgaaaaaagaaactttCGTCCAAGACAGTTTGAGTACCATCCATCAGACTCAAGCCTCATGGTTTTTGGGACATTGGATGGTGAAGTTGTTGTTATAAACCATGAGAGTGGGCAAATTGTTAGTTATATTCCATCACTTGGAGCTATGAATAGCATCCTGGGATTATGCTGGCTGAGAAAGTATCCATCTAAG CTCATTGCTGGTTCTGACAATGGATCGCTTAGATTGTACGACATACAACATATACCTACAACAAATAGAAGACTGTATCACAGTTTTGGTTCTGTCACCTTTGATGAGTTTGACCAGTTGACATCTGTTCATGTCAACTCAACAGATGAACTATTTCTTGCAAGTGGATACTCAAAAAATGTTGCTTTATATGATATTAACAGTGGGAGACGTTTGCAAGTTTTTGCTGATATGCATCGAGAGCATATCAATGTAGTCAAGTTTTCAAACCACTCCCCATCTCTTTTTGCCACTTCATCTTTTGATCAGGACGTTAAGATGTGGGATATAAGACAAAAGCCAAACCAACCTTGTTATACTGCTTCAAGCTGCCGAGGGAATGTGATGGTCTGCTTTTCCCCAGATGATCATTATCTTCTTGTTTCAGCTGTTGATAATGAG GTAAAACAGCTACTTGCTGTTGATGGAAGGCTTCATCTGGATTTTGGTATAGCTTCTACTGGAAGTTCCCAGAACTATACCCGCTCTTACTACATGAGTGGAAGAGATTATGTAATAAGTGGAAGTTGTGATGAGCATGTGGTCCGCATTTGTTGTGCTAATACGGGGAGGCGACTCCGGGATGTATCATTGGAG GGTAAAGGTGCAGGGGCATCAATGTTTGTTCAATCTTTGAGAGGTGATCCTTTCAGG GATTTTCACATGAGTATCTTGGCAGCTTATATACGTCCAAGCTCAAATTCAGAGATTGTAAAG GTCAATCTTCTGGCGTCCAATGACCATGGTAAATCACATTGTTACACACAACAAACTCACTCGGTTACTGGCATGGGAGGTTGA